A single window of Drosophila suzukii chromosome 3, CBGP_Dsuzu_IsoJpt1.0, whole genome shotgun sequence DNA harbors:
- the DnaJ-1 gene encoding dnaJ protein homolog 1 gives MAKDFYKILGIDRKASDDEIKKAYRKLALKYHPDKNKSPQAEERFKEIAEAYEVLSDKKKRDIFDKYGEDGLKGGQPGPDGQGQPGAYSYQFHGDPRATFAQFFGSSDPFGVFFGGGDNMFGGGQGGNTNEIFMNIGGEDMFGGGGFAANPMAGAFRSQSFNAQAPSRKRQQQQDPPIEHDLYVTLEEVDKGCTKKMKISRMATGNAGPYKEEKVLSITVKPGWKAGTKITFPKEGDAAPNKIPADIIFIIRDKPHSQFKREGIDLKYTAQVSLKQALCGAPVSVPTLQGDRIQVNTANEIIKPTTTRRISGRGLPVPKEPSRRGDLIVSFDIKFPDTLPPSLRNQLAELLPN, from the coding sequence ATGGCCAAGGACTTTTACAAGATTCTGGGCATCGACCGCAAGGCCTCAGACGATGAGATCAAGAAGGCCTATCGCAAACTGGCCCTGAAATACCATCCCGACAAGAACAAGAGTCCCCAGGCGGAGGAGCGCTTCAAAGAAATTGCCGAGGCCTACGAGGTTCTTTCGGACAAGAAGAAGCGCGACATCTTCGACAAGTATGGAGAGGATGGCCTGAAGGGCGGACAGCCCGGGCCGGATGGCCAGGGCCAGCCAGGTGCCTACAGCTACCAGTTCCATGGAGATCCAAGGGCCACCTTTGCCCAGTTCTTCGGCTCGTCGGATCCGTTTGGCGTCTTCTTTGGCGGCGGTGACAATATGTTCGGCGGTGGCCAAGGAGGAAATACCAACGAGATCTTCATGAACATCGGCGGCGAGGACATGTTCGGAGGCGGCGGCTTCGCTGCTAATCCCATGGCCGGTGCCTTCCGGTCGCAGTCCTTCAATGCCCAGGCGCCCAGTCGCAAgcgccagcagcaacaggaTCCGCCCATTGAGCATGATCTGTATGTGACCCTGGAGGAAGTGGACAAGGGCTGTACCAAGAAGATGAAGATCTCACGCATGGCCACGGGCAACGCTGGGCCGTACAAAGAGGAGAAGGTGCTGAGCATCACCGTGAAGCCGGGCTGGAAAGCTGGGACCAAAATCACCTTCCCCAAGGAGGGAGATGCGGCGCCCAACAAGATACCGGCGGACATCATCTTCATCATACGCGACAAGCCACATTCGCAGTTCAAACGTGAGGGCATCGATCTGAAGTACACAGCCCAGGTCAGTCTGAAGCAGGCCCTATGTGGAGCACCAGTGAGTGTACCCACGCTGCAGGGCGATAGGATTCAGGTCAACACCGCCAACGAGATCATCAAGCCCACAACCACGCGGAGAATTAGTGGACGTGGTCTGCCCGTGCCTAAGGAACCCTCGAGGCGAGGCGATCTGATTGTATCCTTCGACATCAAGTTCCCCGACACACTGCCGCCCAGCCTGCGGAACCAATTGGCAGAGCTGCTGCCCAACTAG